A stretch of DNA from Esox lucius isolate fEsoLuc1 chromosome 18, fEsoLuc1.pri, whole genome shotgun sequence:
ACTGTGTCACGATTgcaaggataaaaaaaaaaaatatgtcactGCTGCCCTTGCATGATTGTGTCAGAGGTGGGATCAGGAAGAGATTGTGGGCTGGTTACAGCTTGCTCTGCGGCCCCAGCGAAGCGCGTTATGTGCAGCGGCTCGGTACTGGACGTGCTAAGCGCTGCCCAGCCGAGGTCCGGGTTATGTGAATGCCCAGGAGGGCAGCAGCCATCCCGGAGGAGTGAAGAGTACCCCAGAGAGTGCGGGTCAGCTCAAGCCTGAGGTTGAGATGTCCAGGTAGACTGGCTGACTGTGTATTCATGTGGACCGCACACAGGGAGGAAAAGTGTCTTCACCCAGCTTGCCCCCGTCTCACCCACACTACGTCAACAACATGGGGAAAGAGCTGGACCATTTCCAGCTAGACAGTGAAGTTAGCACTTTTCCATTCCGATCAATTAGCTTTTTCCATATTGAATCCAACCTGGACTCATTTACAGATTTTCTGATATAATGGGTCCCTGGCGCTGTGTATCATGATTGGCTATTAAGGTGAAATTGGAGCGAGGTGCTAAATTGTCTGCATCATTATCAGCAGATCATTCTCTGGCTTCTTGGCTTAAATTCAGCATTTTAAGATCAATGTGACCAAATTACTCAGAGCATTGTTCCATAGCTGCAGGCCAATCCCATGATTAAAGACACAAAATACTATAATAAAGaggtcaaaaacaaacaaaatatattccagAGAAAAACCAAAGTCTATTATATTTGACAAATCAGTCTTTAAAATGCCATCCCGTAGAGCTTTTTATGACTCATATTACAAAGTTGTTGTGATCGGTTGAGGTTGGAAAATGGTATCATCTCACACTGGTAAATAATGTACCAGTCCGATAATTATCTCTGAACAGGTTCTTTAAAGGAAATTGATCTTAAACCAATACTGGATTTAATCTATTCTCCATAAGTAGGATTTTAATGTATCTATATTTGACAAAACCAAGCCACATGACAGTTACATTTATTGATGAAGGTTTCATTATAGTAACTACATTTTGATACAAAAGACAATTAATACAGGGCAAGTGAAGAACAACTGTGTGCTCCTATCTTTACAAATGGAAAGTATTTTTTCGATAAGACTTGAAATACTTGGTTCATTAACTGGATAACTAGAACAACTTTCTAATCAACTGCTCAGAATATGCGCAGCCTACTCAAACACCCACGTTTAAGTCTTCCCAGCCATTCACTTGAAGTGCAAATAAATATAGTGCTGATCGGATGaaacaataatgaaaaaaagggTATCTGCTACCAAACCATCATATTAAAATCTACcccataataaataatgaaaaacatgaCACTTGAGCTCAGTCCCATAAAATGAATCACCACTTTTCAGAAAGAGCGATTCTTTAATCATCATATAACTGACTATTTCAACAAGTCATCCATCTCTGTGTTAACGATTGATTAATCAACGTTAATAAGGGACCATCTTATCACACTGTATTCACAGGCTCATCAATTATagtgaaaatgaatacattatacCGTGTCTGTCCCTACCTTCACAGCCAAACCAGTGCCCATGTCCCCTATTCCCTTGATGGTGCACTCCTTTTGACTAGGGCCCATAGTGAGCATTACAGGtttagggtgtcatttgggactttTCTCCATGTAAATATTGGATTTGACCTTCTGGGCTGCTATACCGTTTGGCATGTGGGAACGCATCAAAGTTTGAGAGGTTTTATTAAGCCTCCACTTTACTCCGAACAGACAGCGCACTATCTGGCTGCTGTAATTTAGCGAGTGACTTTGGGGTTCATGGGTTTGACCCCTGTCTCGCCTGGCCGGCTCTGAATCCCGCCACTGAAAACATGTGATTGAGTAAAATCAGGAGTGTGTATAGAGCGTAATACGTTTATGGGACGTTCATCGTCATCGTTCAGGAAGGATTACGGGCGATTGTGGGATATGAGGTCCTGTTGAGGGAGTTCACATTACATGGATGCTGTGGACGCCTCAGAACAGAGATGTACCACGCGCCGTGACAGACAGCCGTGTTCATGTTAGCCAGGTGTTTGTGTTAATGAGCAAAAGAACAGGTGCACTGCACTGGGAGCGAGAGACACGGCATCCTTGAGAGGGACACAGAGATTCATCGCTATGGTAACTGGGTCCCGTCTCATCTGGGGTGTATTAAAATGATGTCGGCTTTGAAAGCAGATTGGGTAACAGGGAAAGAGGAAGACAAATTGTATTCGATCAAAATGTACATTCGGACCGAAGTTAAAATTGTTGTGGCCGCAGCAGTCACGTCAAGAGGCATTTACATTACACTTGGATTCCAGTGATGAGTGGTTTTTCATTCGTATGTGAAAAGTGGATTGCtaaaaagaatggcaaatgaaaatgttgaacATTAAGTTTGTACATCCCGCATCATACTGATTAAAGGTCTGATGTGGGTGTTTAAGGGAAATATATTTAGTGAATCATTACTTTACTCGTAGAATGCATTTGCTAAAAAAAGGATTGTCTCTATTCAGCATTAAAGGCTCACTTGATTCAAAACTATCAATGTCAAGGTCATCTATATTTTAATGAGGCTAGTACAGCTAAGATCTTCAGGCATTCTATTACTAGTATGTTGGTCAAAAATGTCAAGCTTTGGGCAGAAGGCTTTTGAATATAGTAACTGTAGGGTCATGCTCTGAAGACGTTAGAAAGGTATCATGGTAACTTTCCACCAGCTCTAAATGCTCCCAATATCATGTTACAAAGGTTTTGATTATCAGTCTAGGAATATTTTCAGTCCTTTATATGATTTTAGAACTGAAAATTGAGCTTGGAGGGTTGTGAAGCTATTTGCCTAATCTGTTGAATATTTAAGCTATAGAAAATGTTAACATCTTTACATAAAATCAATGGAACTAATATGTACACAGCATACTACATAATGACCTTTGTCTGCCGTAACATGAccaaaataatacacatatgCAGTTCTAAAGTGGGTCCATGTCTTACAAATTCTTGGAGAAGTTGCCTGTGCAAGAATCATCCGCTCCTCTTGTATCGGTGCTGCCATTCAGAACGGCCCACTTGGCTGCCATGGAGTTCTGAGGTTTGTCCAAATGTCTTGTGACTTCCTCCTGCCGGGGACTCCGGGTCAAGGCCCCCACCGCTCAGAAAGTAAAGGCGTACACCACTCCCACGACCACGATGTTCCCGATAGTGGCGGTGATGGCGATCCAAAGCCAGATGGCATCACGGGACATGGGCTCTCGCTCCGGCTGGTCATGGGCCGCCATGGAGGCGGCATGGACGCTGGCTGAGGAGTTGAAGAGGGAGTGGTCCGTGCTGTAGTCATCATTGGGCGACGAGTCCATGAAGGCCCCCACCATAACcgactgaaagaaaaaaaagcatttgactCAAAGTGGGCGAAACATTGGACCTTTCCATACAGAGTTCCACAGAATAAGATGACAGATTGTCGGCGCTGTGTAACTCTAAATACTTCCGATCACCTAATCTTCTCGTTGCGGATATTTTTTAACTGTTCATTTATCTACTATCCAATGTTATCTTGGAACTGAGAAAGTCAACAGTCTGAAAACTTTCCTGCAGTGGTCCTGATTTATTGTGAGTGCAGAACCCTTATCAGGAAGGTAAAGCTATTGGAGCATATAAAGATCATTTCAGTCCTTTAAAACGGTCTTATTGAATGATATCTGCAAGAAACACCTGGATTGTAAGTGGAATGCTTTTAAAGTGATAATATGAAATCTACTGATTCCAACACACACAGTATAAATTCATAACATAGCTGTTATTCAGGTCCCTTGTCATAAGAGTATAATGGAGATTGACATCAATGTGCCTGCCTGTGGACCGTTTCTGCAGAGATTAGTCAGTCAAATGTGAAGAACATCTTCAATAGAGGGAGGGGGAAACAGAGATTCTGAACAACGTCTAAAGAACTTGATGAGAAAGAGCAGGTAGACTACTAGATCCTGTATGTGTGCCTAGTTTCCTTTGATTCCTATAGGGATTCATTGGTTGTTCATCTTAGGCAAACTAATGAAAAGTGGTGTTTTACAATAGGGACAAGGTGAAGCGACCAACATCATCTCAGAGGCCAAAGTGACACACTGAACATCCCTGGTGACCTGATTAAGGGAAAGACCAGGGATGAGTGCTCTGTCTCAAGTCTGTTTTTCAGGTTTCTATCTAACTGTTTTCTTCACAGGGAATCAATAGGGAGGACATGTGGACAGTTCACCAACACATCGAGTCTATCTAATATCATGCCCCGTGGAAATTGTTGTTTTCTGGTTGACAAGATATCATAACATCCACAAAGAAGACAGATGATGATAAtacattttactcattaaaCTGTTAGGGGGATTTTAGAGTGGGCAAGTTTCTTTAATTCTTTTAAAATAGATTTATAAAAATCTTGTGTTAATTTGCTGGTTTGCAGTGTTTATCACAACAACAATATTATTaccttaaaaaatataaaccttaACAAAATGCCATCAATGCCAGCAAACATGTCCTTCTTTGTATTGAAATGTAATAAAGCTTCTAAAAGCATTTTGATGAATGGGAACTCGTctcaatgaataaataatgctTCCAAGAAGCTTCTCTTAAATCATTTACTTTGCTGTAGAGTCAGACCAAAACATTCAATTGATTAGGGAATGTTCTAAGCATTTGAAAACGGCGGGGGGTAATATTAACAAGGGTCAAAGTAAACAATTCCTCCaaaaaatgcatttccattTTACTAATGCAAAGCTGACTAGCAATTGAATAGAATGTGAGTTTAATGAACGGAACTCCCTTTCAAGGATGTCAGTAAGAGATTGGCGGCTGTATCACCATTCAGTGCTGTCAACAATTTCGAACAACTAATAATAACTAACTTTCAAGGTCAGTAAGAAAAACCGTGAGAGCATAAAGGTGTCTTCTTCAACCATAATTTTTTCACCGTATTTCACCTGCTTGACATCATTGTCCTACACTCTCACATGCGCACATGAACAAACACTAAGGCCCTCAACCAGCCAGACTTCCACGAATGCCGCCCCTTGAAGGGACGCTCTGTCCGAATGAGAGATGGATCCCACGTTTGCTCATTCGTTCATGCATTGGATTACACACGTCTGGCTCCAACTAGCCATTAAAGTGCTGTGTTCAGGGTAATAGAGGTGTCTGTCACCGCTGTGACGGCTTTTTGAAATGGCTTTCTTGCTAGAACAAATTGATCGTGCATATTGGCTCCTCAGTGTAGTGTGCTACTGTAACTCACAGCTGAGACAATGTGAGAGAACAACAAGACAGATCTGGAGTTTCCCCTGGATAGAAGATCAAAAATTATCTGGGTTTGCTGCTCTAATTTGCTCTTTgtcacagtcattaatgtctttTTATGTAAATCTATCTCTGTTCAGTTAGTATGTTTGGATTCTTCCATGATTACATCCTTAATGAACCAGGGACTAGTGATGCTAACCTCTGTTATTGAAATGGTCTCAGTCTTAATTTGAAGACACATTTAGAGTTATCAGTCATCGCAGTAGCGTTCAAATTAATGTACTGTAGAAGTGTTTGTAAACATTCTATTTATCacaagaaaatgtacaaattatctGAAACACAACCAAAACTAGTAGCAAATGtcaaaacaatcaaaacaatGTGTATAGTGACATATTTGATTTACTTTATTCATACATCAGTGAATTTGTCCAAAAACCTTTGGTCCCCTGAGACAGAGGTGACTGTACATTAAGTGGACAGTTACACAttttggattaaaaaaaatacactagAATATAAGCTGAAAGATTTCACTTTAACCTCACAGTCACTGAATCCAGAGTGCTAGAGTCTAcagccaaaacaaaataaagatttttctTCTCGTCCAATACTTTAATCTAATGCTCACATAATGAAAGTGAAAGGAAGCAAAATGTATATTGATCAATGTGTTCATGTTACCATACTGTATTTTGTTCTTCATGGCACAGTATGATATCAGATCCTTAGGACACCAGACAGAACCAACTTCAGGGGAGAACTTTAAAAGAGCTCATCCCTCATCCATATATGAGTCTGATGATCCCTATATAAATGGCTGTCCATCTCCAACCCTAAAGCCTGGTCTGAAGCATATGTGTGACAGAGCACTTTTAGGATTCCCCATTACATAGCAGCTGTCAGAAATGGTCAATGTCTTTATGTTTCCAGAGGCAGTTTCTCAAATAAGCCTCCAGTCTTTTGCCAGTCTTTGCACTAAGTGCTCTCTGTTCACTAAATTATCTCCAGCCCTGTAGCCTGCAGTTACAACATGAAGAAGAGGAACGTAAAGTGTTGTTCTCTATAGGAAGTACAGAACATATAGCCCAAAGCTGATACACTGAATGACCACTCACATGTGTAATTTGACCTTGCGTAGCTATGAAGACCACTTTCTTCACTCATACATACATTAGTAAGGAAAACCACTAGTAATTGAATAACATTTGGCAGTAGCTTTGTTGAAGTCAAACTAAATTCTAATCCAGGTAGTATTTTCAGTACTTTTTGCAATGCAGTGGAGTAGTTACATTACACCACTGgaacaaaaaacatgaaatatggGTGTAGGTCACCCATGAATGCCTTTTGAAGTATCAGACACATCTAGTTCTGATGGGCTAAATTACACACACTGTTAACAATGTTATCTGTCCATTTCCAGTCCATGTATAAACCCTGTTGTTTGATCACCACACATCTCTGAGATTTACCACTGGTCACCCATAAATATGTTGTTGTTCTTCACTCTATACATCTATATAatcttaaaatgaataaaacacatacaagtataacattattttgctttattcatttcatttgaaaaatgtgttctaATTAACAAATGTGTCCCTCTCCAGTCCAAAGCTATGGTATTCTCCCCAATCATGTAAGGCCTATTTCAACATAATGACCACGACTTATCATTTATAGCATGGAAAGCAATGCAGGAACATGAAACCAGTTCCACATTACACAGTAATATCTGGCGAGGTGCCATTTCTCAAAGCCGTACCATCATACTGAAGAGGGCAACCTTGACCACACAGTCAGAAAGCTGTTTTTCTGTCGGTCAATATCACTCAAACCGGTACCACTTCATCAAGCCTGCTCTTAGATCCAGTATTAATGTCACTTAAAGAATTACAACACGCTGCCCAAACCACTGGCCAATCATTGCCGCCAGCCCCCTTAAATAGAAAAAAGATCCATCCCACCTCTCTATAAAACAGTCCTTTCATTTGCCCCCAGATAAGAATGTCTCGTGCGGAATAACATAGAAAATGTGATGCAGCACTTTAAAAAGCATAGACAGGAaggaagaatgaaaaaaaataaagctttcCCATGTACGGTAGCCAGGCAGTTgtcaacaaatacaaatatttgaagAAAATCCTAATTGACAAATAACGGTGTAATACATTCTATCAAGGGTGGCCATTATGTGCTACTCTGGACCAGAGGCAGTAATGGCCTATTCGTATAGAAAGTCGGATACTCCATCTCCTtgctggtcctgctgctggtaTCAACACACGGTGTCTCACAGTGCAGAGGTTGGGATGATCCAGAGTGGTCTCCTTACTGTATGTGCTAACACACGGCCTCAGTTTAACAAGTGGTTCATGTTGAGACACAGGGAAGATATTTAAAAGCCCTCTGCCAATACTGAAGCAAAAATAATGCCAAACCTGAATTTTAGCCGGTATCACTTGGCAATTGACCGATATTTTGTAGAGATTTAAATTGCTTTTTGAGAATCCACACAAGTTTGAATCAGATTAGGAGAACGGCATCTGTTTGATCAGTATATAGGCCTGGTACATGATTATGGAGCAATCTGTTTGTTCTATACACCCGGAGCTTTGGTTGTTGTAGTGCTGGGAAGTTACATGGGATGTGGATTACTTTCCCTGGGTAAGATTCATTACAGCTTCGGGTGTCTACTGTAATGTGACATAACCAAGGCAGTAGGGAAACTTCTCACTTTGGCAAGAACCGTATCAGATACAGCCCTAACCAGGCAGCATGTTTGTACGGGCCATACTTAATGATGACACTGTAGTGATGTTTGCATAGAATATTGtattgactaaagaatttgccAATCTCAGTACTGGTCAACAAAAGTCTCATTGTTGAAACCATGCACAGTAATTATTATGGAAAGAGAGATTTAAAGCAATCTTTTGTATGCAAAAAGATTGATGGCATAACACTAACAAAGGTGATGGGCATGGTGTGAAGGAAGTAAATGAATACCCCTTCATCTGAAAAGATAATTCTCTGCAAAATCCCTCAACATATAACACATAACCCCCTGGTGTAATTTGTCAAACAATAAAGAGCAAAAATCAAAAACCAGAATCTCATGCTGCTTTTAATTACATATAGTATATGAGCCTCGAAATATTCTCACCATCTACACACAGAAACTGTCCACAAGATATTAGAACTACATTATCCTAATCCAATTGATAAGAAGTTACAACGCAATTAAACTTAACATGTCTTCTATCAGGGTtgaatgaaagtaaaaaaacacaGGAACATTTATGTGCACcttatgaatacattaactatgATGAACTATGAAGCAAAACAATTACttcaattaataatatttttcctATTCATTAATGACTACAGACATGCTCTTTGTCTGTAAACATAATTCAATATTTCTGTCATGCTGCCATATTGTCATTTCTGGGCATAAATTGCATAAGCAACATTTCATTCACAATGCTAATGACTGTAGAACATACTAGATAAACATACAAAgacataattatttgtttaaaaaaatcacaaatgtgTTGTAAACAAAGTTAATCACTGCGTTTATTGATTGCCAAATTTCCTTAAAATGAATGTCTCTTATTATTATCTTACTTTTGTGTGCTTTTTGGGGAACTCttcattttatgtatttatgtactGTACGTTCATTAAGTTGTGACATAGTGTCATTGCCCATTATGTTTCTGCTACACTAAGGAGATGTTTCTTTTGtagtccataaaaaaaaaaatccatacaaTCTGCACGgtttgaaatgaatgaatgaatgaataagaaTGGAAAATGAAATTAGTTATTAAtacaatcaataaataaacatggtATTTCTCATTATCAAGAAATAAATGACAAAGGGTATGAATTACAGTAACTTTGGTATTTACATGAAGTACCAGTATCAGATCAATCAGGCGTATGGgtcctttattttcatgtacaTATTAGTTGGAGTATCAGTACATAAATGATAAACAGTAGCAGTAGCAACATGCTGTAAATAATGTgtaaaaagtgtgtgtttgtatgtgatgTCCCCACAAAGATGTAAAGAAAGAAGAATCGGTGCCCACAAGTTATTTTGGAAACATCCACTAGAGAAAATGTAATGGAGGGTAGAAGCTGTGGAAGGATCTGACGGTTACAGACTTAGGGCACTGATACAGCACACCAGGCCTATTACACGGCCTTCTCTGGCATTCTGTTGATCTGGGTATGCTTCTTAAAATCTCCATGAGCCTTTGTGGGAACCGCAGCCTGATGTACTGAATATTTGGGCGATTCCATCTGATCCGTAAGGTTGAACATTGTAAGTCATGGACATGCTTGTTCAATATACAATGCATTCctattaataaaatgtagaaGAATGACTGGATGACTAAACAAAATGATGTCATTTATGACCACAATCCCATTTATTCACTTTTCCATGGACTAGGGGCCAAATGTCCATTACATTTGGAAATTGGGCGCCCTGTTTATACTGCCTCCTTGTGCGAGCAGCTTGGAGAGAAAGCCCCCTCTGGCAACAGCAAATGACTCACTAGCTCTGTGGTATCCCCCACAATGCAATACTGTTTTCATATGCACTTCAATTTCCTCTCTCGACAGGGTAAACAAACCTGGAAGCATCATGGGCGTGCATCATGATTTATTCACACTGAGAGGCATAGTGAGACATGGGTATCAGCGTAATCACCCTCTCCACAGAACATGCGTATCTCTTCTTAGCCACGGCTCTTGTCACCCAGCTTAGGAACGTAAAGACCTGTTTCCTTCACGCACTGTCAGAGTGCTCCTAAGAAGCACAAGTGGGAATCCAGGAAGCATCTCCCGAGAGTGTGATGTTCTCTGTGCTTCCTGCTTGCAGTGTCCCACCTTTCATCTGTAAACTCAGCCGCTCAGAGAGGGTCAGCCGGCCGGCTGGAGCACGGCAAATTACTACAGGGGATCTGGCAGCCAGAAGGCGTTGTTCACAATGTCCATTATAACCataaatgactgactgactgactgactggatggCTGACCGGTTGACTGAATGCTCATCTACATGGGCATGTAATCCGTAGCCACAGACGTTGTAACTATTAATCACTTTCCCGACATGGGTTTCCCTTAGTACCCATTGTAACCAACTCTGCAAGTCTATGGACGGCACTCAAAAGCAACATGCTGACGTGCGCCGTTAGTTAATGAAGCAATAAACAGCGTTGATAATCAATATCAAACTTTTTTTGGGAAGAACATGACAACCTAAAATGAAGAAGATTCATGTAGTAGATGGATGCTGAGATCAGCGTTTGTGAAGGAACATATACAGCAGGAGTCTGGTAAAGGCACAATTTGATGTTGGTTAAGGATAAAGAAATGACCGTCATTAGGAGAGGCCAAGCAGAAAAGAGAAGTGTAGTAAGCAGTAGCAAGCATCAGTATCAGTGGATTAAGGAGCTTTTGTATCAGAGATAACAATTAAGAGATAAACTAAAGGGCTAAAGGAGCAATATTGGAATATCTTGATTGTGACCACGATCATTAGgctgtatgaaaaaaaaaacttgcaaaTCACCTTCATCTGTCAAAACTCAAAAGGAATATAGTCAGCGATTCATTTTCGTCAAGGGCACAAAACACAAGAAAAGATTAAGGGTAAAGTCATTTGGCAAACCATTAGGGCTCATTTTAGCTCCTCTTTTAGATCAAgaccagcagagagagagagaaaatgtgcCCCATAAATGTTCAGGCTGTGTATTCCACCAACAGCATAATAAAGTTAGATGCAACACAGATgattgctctctctctcactctctcttccacacgctttcattctctctctcgttgCTAATGGAAATATATTATAATGTGCATAATGAGACAGAATAAAGAGATGTAATAACAAGAAAGAAAGAACAGCTGCAAGAATTGAATAACAATCAGATActgaaataacaaaaaactaTAGGAGTAATGTAAACAATACAAATGTAGTTGTAATGTcataatacaaatgtaaaaacaagaTTACTGTAACAATACAAATGTAGTTGGAATTTcataatacaaatgtaaaaacaagaGTGGTGTTGCAATACAAATGCAGCTGTATTGTCATAAAACAAACGTAAAAACAAGATTAACGTGACAAGACAAATGTAGTTGTAGTGTcataatacaaatgtaaaaacaagaGTAATGCCCTACTAATAATGTAATACCAGCAAGAATAAGAATATGAACAGAAGTAATAATACATATATAACAACACTAGGAGTTATCTAATAAGGGGGAGTAAAAGCGAGAACCAGAGGTACCATGGGCTTATTTTTAAGCCTGCCTAGTTACAATGTTTTATCATAGCAGACCGGGGTAGGAACAATACGACACAAGACATCTCAGAGCGCTCTCCAGCATTAATATGAAAGTAACAACGTCCTGCCTGTCAGCTAGGGCATCAAGGGCAAGATGACACTGGGCAgatcagagagagggagcgcaGTGGAGAGGAAGTCAGGCAGAAATACGTGGCGTCCCTGTCAGAGACTAATGGAGAGCTCTCTCAAGGTGGGAGGCAAAGCTGTGTCAACCCCTCTGTCTGACCGACATCGTCCTTCCAATAAGCCATAACTTCCTTGCACCGCCACACAGTTGCCTAGAGCCGCAGAGGAAAAGCAGCTTCAaatgcccccccaccaccaccaccaccatgcgACCTCCCAAATCCAGACCTAGACTCTGAACACGCACAGGAAAGGAACACAGCCTTGACTCAAACAGTCTGATGGTtgacagatgttttttgtcAGTCCTAATGAATGTATTACAGCCACACAGGTTGACTAATCCAGCAGCAGTATTTTCTCTCAGACTGTCTCATTAAGCTGTTGTATACAGTACTTCAGTACAAAAGGGGTAGATTCAGCACATCCGGACTCAGGCAAAAACAACAGCTAGATAAATTCCATCCAGACAATACCTTTTTTTGGTTGCTGTTTCACTTCAATTCAGACCTTGTTTGGAAgtacatttgttacattataaAGTATAAGTTGCTCAAAGAACTTTGATATTTGGTGAGTGAACAAGGCATTTTGACTTAATGAGGCATGCCTAGCTTTCTCATGGGAAGTCTTTTCTGTTATAGAAGGGGTACCTCTCGTATTATCTCCATCCCTGTCCAGAAACTGGTTCTGCATCACACTTCTGCTAACACCTAAGCAGGTTGGGTCTGCATGTTTTCAACTCAGATACAAAGTGTGAAAAGGGGTAATAATCTGCGTTCAAGGCTAAAAGTAATTTGTGGCAATGTATAAAAATAACCAGCCTGTGCCCAGAGACCAGTGTAGTACCTTCCAGGCTGGAGACATGTCCCGATTGACCTCTATCCCACATCACAACTGGTTAAAAAAAGCAACAGTGTGGACGGCACTCCAAACTCGTTGTCAGTTCCCCATGAGGACCAAATTTGGGCTATCCGTAAGTGCATATGAGATTGAGATGGTCTTATCTCCCTGCGCCCACCCAAAGAAATCCTTGTTTTCTAACAAAAGATACAGACAACTTAATTGTATATGCCCCGAAGGCATCACATTCCTTGCCAGATAGGCATGTAAGTCAAGGTGGGCTGTAAACAGAATCCATGGTCTTGTAACTGTCATTTTGTATTCATTAGTATTCATCCAAATGAGTTATATGGTCAAGGTACTAGCGGTGAATTCCATTTTGCATTGGATATTAGCTATGTCATGATTATCCCAAACCACATTAGTGTATCTTAATAGATTAACAGAATAGAATAGATTAACATAAAATCTAtagtaattaacattttaagattAAAATAAGTATCTTGTTGATTGCAAATTGTCTGAAAACTCAAGAAGATCAGCACAGTTGAACATGGAATATTATGGAAcataaaatgaaagaaaatatatattatattacatattataaCTCATTTAATAACTTTAACCTAATTTAATTAGTTTAATCGTATAATCCCCTATAGTTTACCAACTGAATTCAGCATTTTGCAGTATAACAAGTATTTCCAGCTTGTTGATCAAAATCAAGTTCTCCGGCAGACAGAAAAACTTATCTCGGCTCATTATCGATGGGCCAAAATCGACCCTATTTCATAACGTTTATTGCTACTTATCAGCTTCAGCACATCCGTAAGCTTTT
This window harbors:
- the LOC106024761 gene encoding uncharacterized protein C14orf132-like; this encodes MDLSFMAAQSVMVGAFMDSSPNDDYSTDHSLFNSSASVHAASMAAHDQPEREPMSRDAIWLWIAITATIGNIVVVGVVYAFTF